TTCCTGTGTTATCCCTGATTCCTTTTGTGCCATTCCCGATGTTCCTGTGCCATCCCTGATTCCTTTTGTGCTATTCCCGATGTTCTGTGCCATCCCCGATTCCTTTCGTGCTATTCCCTATGCCTTTTGTGACATTCCTGACATTGCTGTGCCATTCCCGATGATTTTGTGCCACTCCTGATGATTCTGTGCCATCCCTGATTCCTTTTGTGCCACTCCTGATGATTCTGTGCCATTCCTGATATTCCTGTGCCGCTCCCGATGCCTTTTGTGCCATTCCTGATGATTTTGTGCCATTCCTTATGCCTCCTCTGCCATTCCCAATAATTTTGTGCCACTCCAAACGTTTCTGTGCCATTCCCGATGTTCCTGTGCCGCTCCCGATGCCTTTTGTGCCATTCCTTATGCCTTTTGTGCTATTCCCGATAATTTTGTGCCATTCCCGATGTTCCTGTGCCATCCCCGATGCCTTTTTTGCCATTCCCGACGTTCCTGTGCCACTCCCGGCGTTTCCGCGCCGCGGTCACAGCGGGAAGGCAGCGACACCTCCTGGATCGGGCAGCACCATCCCAGGGAAGGCTGCACAAATCCCCGCTTTGGGCGGGGTTTTTAAACCTCTCTGACCATTCCTGGATATTCCTGGATATTCCTGGATATTCCTGGCTGTCCCAGAGCCGGGTGCGGGCAGCAGGAGCAAACCTGGCCAAGGATTTGCACATGCCGGGGGTCACTGCCTCTGTTCTCCACGGGGTTTTGGAGCAGGTGAGCACACGTGGAGCCCTGCAAGggcccagcactgctctgggggtgatcccagcaccccaaacctgcagctggagggggTTTCTGTCTTCCCAAGCAGTGACCGTCATCCAGAGGTGCAGGTGATGCAtcaggttttaatttttatatatttttttaggttctgtgctgctttagtgggtgggtctgggcttcacatcaggggatggtgagctctgtgcacagagcagggagatgaaacaattcctgctccagctggggaccaaggacaaatgatccaaatctcagcccaagagcacaaacaacgtgggctggagagagaaaaacaagaaggatgggctggaattggacaatgaactccaatatgcaaatggagtAAAACTtctaaaagtgagagaccccatgACCAGTGGGGCATTTTGTGACCACTTTGGTTCCTTTTGGGTTCATTCTGTGACCATTTTGAGTTCATTTTGTGACTATTTTGTTTCACTTgaggtgtagccctggctgagctcttgtgctgcccaaggtggatccatggaggagatgctttgaataaatccctttATTCTGCTTTACTCTAATCCCTTTATTCTGCTTTATTCTGGCCTCAGTTCTAGCTAagccttctcaaggcatcacAGGGACCTGCTCCATGTAAGGAACCAAATAAAACCCCAATAAATCTGCTCTTGTGGGTCAGTTTTAACATTCCTGCTTTTTGAAGGATTTCTCCACGGCTTCCTGAGTTGGATGAAacattttgggggggatttttggtgttgcAGTAattcctgagccaggctgggcacacccTGAGACCAAACAGAGCCTGTGGTGACATTTTGAAGtcagtgctggaaatgttcCTCTCCTTTGGCCACGTTTGGGGCTTTTTAGAGGGAATCAGGTGGGAATTCAGTACCTGCCTTAGCAGGAGCGTGGTGAGAGCCCTGGTGTGAGGGCAGTGAGGGAGGGCTGGgtgtgccaggcagggctgggagcagctggtgtGTGACAGCCATCCCTGGAATGTGACAGAGCCACGTCAGTGACCACAGGGAGCCTCACCTGGCCACAAGGAGCCTCACCTGGCCACACTGCACAGGTGGGGGTATAGCTCAGGGGTAGAGCATTTGACTGCAGATCAAGAGGTCCCCGGTTCAAATCCGGGTGCCCCCTCCCTTTTATGTCTTTTTATCCCCAAAAATGTGATCGGGAGCCCGGAATTCCCAGGTTTTCCCCCCAAGCTGTGTGCAGGCCCCGTGCTgattcccagcagagcagcagcagggggagTTGGtgaggaaagggaggaggattttgggaggatGTGGATTTTGTCCTGGGATTAATTAGCAGAACTTTGTTGGGATCAAGAgcagggaattcctgctgggaatgcccatgggaagcaggggGCGTAGCTCGGGGGGAGAGGAGAGCATTTGCAGAGCAAGAATTCCCTGATTCACCTCCAGGTGCCTCCTcttctctcctccttttcctcttccaccAGCCTTCCTTCTGCCCAAATCCTTCAGGGGAAGGTTGGGAagctgctgtgggatgtgggagattgtgctgggcagggaatgtgGGGTGGGAGCACcaaggcctggaaaagcagaagggGTGGGCACTGGGTGAGGGACCACGCACAGGAACTCCTCAGGGGAAATCTGGGCctgcctgagcctcccctgggcTGAATTCTCTGTATGGAGAAATTCTGGGAATTACGGGGAAAACTGAACTTGGATCCGGGCTGGAATCCGGGCTGGGGAAAAACCGGGACTGGATCCGGGCTGGAATCCGGAATGGGGGAAAACCGGGACTGGATCCCGGCTGGAATCTGGAAGGGGGGAAAACCGGAACTGGATGCGCAATGGGGGAAAACCGGGATTGGATCCAGGCTGGAATCCGGAATGGGGGAAAACCAGGATTGGATCCAGGCTGGAATCTGGAATGGGGGAAAACTGGGACTGGAACTGAGCTGGAATCTGGAATGGGGGAAAACCGGGACTGGATCCGGGCTGGAATCCGGAATGGGGGAAAACTGGGACTGGATTTGGGCTGGAATCTGGAATGGGGGAAAACCGGGACTGGATCTGGGATTTGGAATCCGGAATGGGGGAAAACCAGGACTGGATCTAGGATTTGGAATCTGGAATGGGGGAAACCGGGAGTCTTTAAAAAGTCCTCAACATACCCTCAAAAGTCCTAAAAAAGCCCCAAGAAGAccttaaaaaaccctaaataatTCTAAAATGAAGTTAAAAAAGCCCTTGAAGTACCCTGAAAAAAACtcttttaaaagccctgaaaaagtCCTAATAGTATCCTAAACATTCCCAGAAAACTCCTAAATTCCagaaaattcctaaaaaactcctacaaaaaacccctaaaatatcCTTTAAAAGCCCTGATcaaaacctaaaaaaaccaGTTCAGCCTCCAAACCCTTCCTGTCACTCTCTAGACCACAGAAGGTGTCATCCCTACCCTTTTGCAGGGGGTCTTGTCCTactgggagggttttggggctgTCCCACCATTAGGGTCATTGCCTCACCTGCTGGaagggtttttggggttgtcCCACCATTAGGGTCATTGTCTCACCtgctgggagggattttggggctgttccACCATTAGGGTCATTGCCTGCACCCActggaagggattttggggttgtccCATCATTAGGGTCATTGCCTGCACCTGCTggaagggatttgggggctgTTCCACCATTAGGGTCATTGCCTCACCTGctggaagggattttggggctgttccACCATTAGGGTCATTGTCTCACCtgctgggagggattttggggctgttccACCATTAGGGTCCTTGTCTCACCTGctggaagggattttggggctgtccCACCATTAGGGTCATTGCCTGCACCCActggaagggattttggggttgttcCAACATTAGGGTCATTGCCTCACCTGCtggaagggctggggaggagtgAAGGGCAGGTGAAGGGTGGAAATGTGGGTACAGTAAAGGGGTGAAAGGGGAGCCATGGTAGAAGAGGAGTGAGGGGAGGAGGTGAGGGTTAGGAGAGGGGAGCCCATATCTAGGgtgccaaagcagcagcaaaaaacCCCTATGGTTCCCCTGGTAGGGTAAAGTGGCTCCTGCAAACAGACATCAGGACCCTGGCCTGGTGAGTTTTCTCTGCCAGGGAAAAGGGCTGAGGTTGGTGTTTGGGGGTCTGTGGTTGGCTGGTTCCTGAAATTCCGCAGTGCTCAGGATGCTTCCAGACCCAAGCTGGCACCAGTGCCAGCTCAGGCTGCTTTGACTGTGCTAAGTGGCCACATCTCCTGACTCATGACAGAGCCCAGTTTCAAGTCCCACACCCAGGGATGATCCCCCTGATGGGCAGCATAAAACAATGTTCCCaactgctgtccccaggagctgtAGCCCCTGTGACCTGTGCTCCCTTCTCCCATCACAGCTCTGTTTTGCTGGTGCCTGGCTTGGGACTCCTTGTCTTGCACAGGAGACTGGACTGGACTGCACACACGTGCTAACAGTGGCTATAGGCAACTTTATTTCCACAACTAAATCAATTTCAGCATTTGTGTGCATGCAGAGGAGGAAGAtgggcaggagaggggacaCCTTTGACCCTGAGGCTGCCTTTGGATCAGCAGGCACTGGCCCAGTGTGAAGTGGTCATGGTCCACTGCAGCCTGCACTGGATCTTCTTCATCCTGCTGCTTCTGTCCTGTTCCCCATGAGGCTCTGCAGCATCTGGTGCACCTGGGTTAGGAATTGCTGCAGAATCTCGTACGGATGCGGAGTGGGAAAGAGAGGTTGTGTTGGCATTGGCTCCTCAGAGGAATTTGAGGTCCAGGCTACCTCTAGCATGGCTGCTTCAGTTGGCTGCTGAGTGCTGGCTGTAGTAGAGCAGCCTGCCTCTGTGGGCGTTGGCGTTGGCTCCTCAGAAGGGGTTGAGCTGAAGGTTGGCTCTGGCGTTGGAGCCTCTGTTTCAGCTGGCAGCGGACACAGAGTGGGACTAGAGCAGCCTGATTCTGTGGGTGTTGGCTCTGGCTGCTCAAGAGGGGTTGAGATGCAGGGTGGCTCCGTGGCTGTTGCAGGTGGGCACGCGCCCATCTGGATCAGGATCCAGTTGTAGAAGTACTGAGTGGAGGTGTAGACTCCCAGCTGTTTGGCTTTTTTCGCACAGCCTTTTCCCCAGCTGGTCACTCCAACCAGCCAGAAGTAGCTGGCACGGTTATCTTTGCACACCAGAGGCCCTCCACTGTCACCCTGCAACACAGGAAGGAGGATTAGGGTGCTGTTGGGTGGCTGCTCTTGTAAGAGCCTAAATGAGGGATGCAGGACTTGAGGtggctcttcaaaatgcagtttattgcatacaaaatgcagtttattgtatacaaaatgcagtttatccCATCCAAGGTGTTACAGCAGTGCAGGGTCGtgtgtgacagagctgtgcccacagctgtcagctccagctgcaggcaggcctggagaccctttggttttggttacactgcattctatacttttcttttggtcacactgcattctatacttttcttttggttacactgcattctatacttttcttttggttacaatgcattatttacttttcttttggttaaaatgcattatttacttttcttttggtcacaatgcattatttacttttctttgctgagcatcttcatacagtagaaccaatctataccttaactattatctatagcctatcataactactgtaattaccatattcatgttactgttctccaatcactaaaagtcaGTACATCACAATTTAagccagaagttgtttttcagttttcatgcagtggaaaattctgagaccttttttctacttgcagctttgctgccttgtttgcctgtgctatctttgtgcttggtaaaaacatcatcttgtttggggtgggtttatcctttgctttAATTCATAAAAACCCCTTCGAACTAACATAAAataccctttgcctccttggttatccagtcagactggctcagcaattcttttcttctctatcaaaacttgcttccatctctattccttcatcagactctacattccaaaatctttctgctaagcatctgtgagactttccttgtcaaactttcatccttcccaacatgCTCTCAGCACCAGAGGCTTGCTTTTCTcttgcagcccctgccccagctgtgttCACGACACAAAAAGGCTCTGCTCAGGTGCTGGAGTCTCCAGAACCTCAGCTGGGATCAGGGTGGGTGTGTGTGAGGGCCCCTCTTGTGTCTGCACGGTGATCCTGGATGAGCAGAGCATGGATAATCCAGAATCTGcacctctgtgctgctgagagctCTGGATGGGCTCtctgggcagaggggcaggccTGGGGAACACGAGCCCTTGGCAAGGAAACTCCAGCAGAGGAGGGAAAGTGATTTTCCAGGCACAGCCCATGGTGCCAGGTACCTTTAGTGCTGGGGGCTGGCGCCCAGTGCTGGTGAGCAGGAacacaatcacagaatgattCTGTGCAGGTGCTTTTATGGAGAGCTCTGGGTGCCAGGGCCACAGACCCAAATCTGACCCACCACGGGTTTGGGATGAACGTGTTTTATATTCTATCATTATATAACTACAtcttaattattaaacttacatTGTTCTATTGATACTACAATATCACAATACAATGTTCTATTACATTGTTCTATACATTGATTTCATCCAAGCATGGGTTTCTTGTGATCCCCCTCAAGCCCTtgaacatagtttctcatgattaaacaataattatatctaATTACTAagcaatcatcacatctaacaattatataaTTTATCATACACTGACTACACAGGTGCAGTTTCACATGATCTAGCAAACACAAGGCCTAACATTAACATTTTCCTTTAACATTTTCCTAACCTTTAACATTTTCCCAGGGCCTACTAGGCCTAGCTTTCTTTCTAACTCTCtgaattttctgtgattttaaaatcttttactgTCACTGTgtaaaacgccaatcacttgtttttagaattttaaaagtttaatagtaataaaatggttataaaaataggaatataattagagtaataaaaatttgaacAATTGAGATTAGGACAATAcgagacaattaaaaaaaaagtgttacaGACAGTCggggtacctctttctgggaaAAGTAAGCGTGAAAAAGGACCcatgttaacagaggattaaaaGCTTAAAAGCAATAACCTGTTGtgtattcatacacctcatacatgatgcataaattctgttaaaacacaggattctgtctggtcatcatcaactTCCTCTGAACCCTAAGGTGTCTTCAGTGTTGAGTGaagcaggaagaagttcatttcgtctgataatggagcaataaatccTTTAtttgaaagattcaggtgtcctatggctgctatctggtgtgagtacctcattcctttctttaaaaaaatatcccacatacacagtttctattttaacattatatcataacctaaaactgtatttaacactctacttacaaaaattaatacagcatcactttctaacacaagacatataatatttgaatatttgccaaaagccaatcataaaatacacatttttcacacatattcatacacctcatacatgatgcataaattctattaaaacacaggattctgtctggtcagtgtcaccTTCTTCCTTTGAATCCTAACAGCGTCTTCagagctgagcaaggcaggaagaagtttgtttcttctaaGGGAGGAATAAATCCTCTTTCtttgaaagattcaggtgtcctgtggctgctatctggtgtgagtacctcattcctctcttaaaaaaaatatcccacacACACAGTTTCCATTTTaccattatgttataacctaaaactataatTAACACGCTACTtgagaaaattaatacagcaatatataattaatacaaaaaattaatacagctttctaacataacacacagaatattcattttaatatttgcgaaaatcataaaatacacatttttcaccaACAAAAAAGTGAAGTCCTACCTGGCAGGTGTCCATGGCACCCCGGGGGTAGCCAGCACACAGGTTGTGGGTGTGGATGGCCCCAGCGTACCAGCGGCTGCTGTTGACCAGCCGGACATCCAGGAGCCGGACCTTGGCTTCCTGCAGGACATCACTGGCACcctgagctgggagcacagcaaggaatgagcacccagcagctccctgccacctcCATGCCCCTGTCTGGGGTGAAGGCATTCCCCTTTGGCGCTGGCTGCGGGCTGTACACAACGTGCAAATGTGCACAATGTACACAATGTGCACAATGTACAAATGTACACAGTGTACAAATGTGCACAATGTACAAATGTACACAATGTGCAAATGTACAAATGTACACAATGTACACAATGTGCACAATGTACACAATGTGCAAATGTGCACAATGTACAAATGTACACAATGTACACAATGTGCAAATGTGCACAATGTGCAAATGTACACAATGCACACAATGTGCAAATGTACACAACGTGCAAATGTACAAATGTACACAATGTGCAAATGTACAAATGTACACAATGTGCACAATGTGCACAATGTACACAATGTGCAAATGTGCACAATGTACAAATGTACACAATGTACACAATGCACAAATATACACAATGTGCAAATGTACAGCATGTACAAATGTACACAGTGTACAAATGTGCACAATGTACAAATATACACAATGTACAAATGTGCACAATGTACAAATGTACACAGTGTACAAATGTGCACAATGTACAAATGTACACAATGTACAAATGTACATAAGGTACACAGTGTACAAATGTACACAACGTACAAAAGTACACAATGTACAAATGTACACCATGTACACCATGTACAAATGTACACAAGGTACAAATGTACACAATGTACACAGCGTGCAAATGTACACAATGTGCAAATGTACACAGTGTACAAATGTACACAGCGTGCAAATGTACACAACGTGCAAATGTACACAATGTGCAAATGTACACAGTGTACACAATATACAAATGTACACAATGTACAAATGTACACAATGTACAAATGCACACAATGTACAGAATGTACACAATGTACAAATGTACACAATGTACAAATGCACACAATGTACAAATGCACACCAGGTACAAATGTGCACAATGTACAAATGTACACAATGTACAAGTGTACACaatgtacaaatcacaaacgggacagggctgctgtggaacgtgCCTGGAGCTGttgtattttccagcatcagtctcaatatatggttatgacaatgggaagatgccaccagctcacatcccaggcagcagaccaagaacttaatgttacaactcactttataagttttttgaccaatcacacaaagcaaaagtactttgacagtagttctatccaaccactataagcacaggtacctttagTTAAAACAGTGCTTGCATATTtcgaatacaatacctgcttgtaagctttaaaacacaatgcacagagctccattattaagcttcaaacttcttaatatcttgctagataaacttttctgtagcttggagagttattctagacaagcgttaatacacagctcattgttctatttgtccttgcttttctacagtttaaataatttttctgctgacctatctcatggctgctgcttagctctactCACAGTTCTACTGCCTCTGAAGCCTGCCTTTTGCagttttcccaaaaccctctaattttgtggattcccacaccCAGGGCTTGGCTTTGCCTCTGGAGCAGCTGTTGAAGGGCTGTACCCTATAGGAATGTGCCCCATGTTGATGGAGTGGCAAAACTCTCCCTTGtctccttaaaaaggaaataagcccagaagtttctctcctcaataAGGTGaaaagacacctcataggaCCTGGGGGatttcacctcaaacttaaggatgGCCAATTGGACAGGAGCCAAAAAATCCTGTCTgagcaatttactagaaaaagaagagaacaaagaaacttatggcttttgtgaggtgttttaccaggagcaaggACCTCTTGCACCTGGCTCGGTTTTTCTCTAtaaagagttttgttattttgccttttattagaacctttttgtttccaacactaccacagaagccatcctgctgatctTATGCCTCcaaaggtagctgagctatcttgggtgtgaaaTAGATCTCCAAGAGCTTATGAGACCTGGTGTTGGAAAGGCATcttgtgctgttcttgtgagccagcCAAGGCTTCCTGAAGATAAGGAAAGCCCCATATCTCTCCTGAGGAAGACACCAAGGCTGTCACCATGGAGAAGTGATGAAGGATAGAATGTTGAGATACAGACTTTGGCTGGCTCACAGAATGACGTGGCTCCTTGTTCACCTACTGAGAACTGTGTTTCTTTCTTATGACCAATGGGCAGTGAACGTGTCTGCTAAGTAAATGTAAATATCTTGAAAAACTATAAAAGCAACATTTGCTATAATCAATCCCTCTTACACACCTTTCTGATGGGGGTCTTGGTGTCAAGCTCTATAGCAACAACCTGGCTCGGGGAGAATCACATTTCACTGCCCTTTCTGCCCTTGGGGAGCAGGCCAGGCACACCTCTCCAGAGGCATAGGCCTGACTTTGGTCTCTGCTGTGGGGAAGCCCAGCCCATTCCTCCCAGGGTGCGCCCATGTTGAAGATTGCAGgcaagatgttttccattaccatcggtatggcagattatctttgtcaagtgggcagtttgccttatctctctcttggagtgaccacaatcactcctccctcgggaggggacactgctgataacagctatggaatgtccctgcatggctgataagaactacagcatcccattggcagatgtgagcccagagggaggagccaagcattgctacccagatataatccagaggttttgagacaccagcacagcttctccatgggattccccagaggaacagcagctgcctcttcctccactggatcttcagaggcagaatccatccttctctacaggatccctgctccaacagagccagccctgacactgcaggagggctgagccacaattccaatgggactgctgccaacaccccacagggtgtcaggctgggttctgactctgtcactATTGTTCTggtgtactgcattgtttattttatccttttatttttttttctttcccttataaagaactgttatttcctgctcccatttttttttttgcctgagagccccttaatttaaaattcatagcgattcagaggggtggggagggttcacattctccatttcaggggaggctcctgccttccttagcagacacctggctttccaaaccgaGACAGCCCAGCTCAACCTCAGGTCCATTTTTGGGAGCTCACCTTTAGCACTGGCAGAACTCCAGCCAGCCTTTGGGGAACAGACCAGGCACACCTCTCCAGAGGCATACTGACTTTGGTCTCTGCTGTCAGGAAGCCCAGCCCATTCCTCCAGTATGCCCAGCTCACTCTGAGGTCCCTTTTTGGGAGCTCACCTTTTGCACTGGCAGAACCCCAGCCAGCAATGTAGGAGgttttctacctttctgcctttGGGGAGCAGACCAGGCACTCCTCTCCAGAGACATACATCCTACAGCCTGACTTTGGTCTCTGCTGCCTGGATTCCTCCCAGGGCGTGCCCAGCTCACCCTCAGGTCCCTTTTTGGAAGCTCACCTTTAGCACTGGCAGAACTCCATCCAGCAATGTAGCAGGTTTTCAGCTCCGACACCGTGAGCGAGGCGTTGGGCACGCAGGCGAGCTGCACGTAGTCGCTGCACTCCACGGGCTggtccagctccagcagggcgaTGTCATTCTGCTGGGAGTCAGCCGTGTACTCCTGGTGGGCCAGCAGCCTCTTGACGTGGCGCACCTGAGCCTCGGGGCCCAGGTGGCTCAGCTGGGTGGCCCCGATCAGCACGCGCCACTTGGTGACGTTCCTGCAGGGCAGAGACGGGGctgagagggagcagagccaggtgCTGGTGGTGCCTTGGGATTTGAGCTTTGGTGTTTTCCATCTGTGACCGTGTTCggaggggtcttaggatgagggaagagacgaggatctgactccatgtttcagaaggcttgatttattattttatgctatatattatattaaaactatactgaaagaatagaaggaaggaTTTTGTGGGAATCTACAAAgttagagggttttgggaaagctgcaagaTGCAAGCATCAgatacagcagaactgtgagtAGAGCTAAAGCAGCAGACCAAAAAACTTCATAttacaactcactttataagcttcttgaccaatcccacaaagcaaaagcacattgacagtggttctatccaatcaccataagcacacgTGCCTTTAGTTacaacaatgcttgcttatttcaaatacaatacccacttgtaagccttaaaacacaatgcacagagctccattattaagctttaactttcttaatatcttgctagataaactttctgcagcttagagagctattcagacaagcgttaatacatAGACCATTGTTCgttttgctcttgcttttctacagtttaaatatttcttctgctggcctatctcatggctgcttCTTTAGCTCTACTCACAATTCTGCTGTATCTGAGGCTTGCAtcttgcagctttcccaaaaccctctaattttgtggattcccacaattccccctctctgttcacccaaaaagaaaccttcataatcGTGTCATTTATTACTTGCGTTTCataggaatgataacaaaggcttgtgtctcagatagagtccgagccagctgactgtgattggccattaattagaaacaaccacatgagcccaatcccagatgcacctgttgcattccacagcagcagataaccattggttacattttgttcctgaggcctctcagcttctcaggaggaaaaaatcctaaggaaaggatttttgataaaagatgtctgtgacattcATCTATTTGTAATCCTGCATGTAATAGATGATGTGTGTAAATTCGTGCTGAGGCTACAGTAATCTCACCTGATGAAAATCCTGGCATACCAAAGGAGAGTTCTggtgttaggaaaattaatccacaaacaccagatgtttatgtccaaaaaggagacagaggagtccttttgctttattccaataaacggagaggccatggggcattcccctgggatctctcaagtttttggaggatgcagccgcctttttatcccaatttcccttctctctttccccattggctgaggtacttgagaagTACAGACTCCCCAGTAtgcctgataccaaagatttccctctaatgtataaccctcccttttaaattttaattcttatggaatttggggtttttcttccccattagctgaggtacttgagaggtacagacttcccgATATGCTTGATACCAAAGCTTGATTGATATGcttgatttccctctaatgtataataTAATGAGGGGACTTTGTCTGCCCAAAAAAAGTACCTGAAGTCCCTTCAATAAATAGAACCACTTTTTAT
The sequence above is a segment of the Agelaius phoeniceus isolate bAgePho1 chromosome 26, bAgePho1.hap1, whole genome shotgun sequence genome. Coding sequences within it:
- the LOC129130826 gene encoding acrosin-like gives rise to the protein MSLLYLLILLAVYTPAHGTWDNCRGTCGQRPMASDYNSIAADYRIMAGTGALPGAWPWIVSIQDPRKDGSGHTCGGSLISPQWVLTAAHCFLQARNVTKWRVLIGATQLSHLGPEAQVRHVKRLLAHQEYTADSQQNDIALLELDQPVECSDYVQLACVPNASLTVSELKTCYIAGWSSASAKAQGASDVLQEAKVRLLDVRLVNSSRWYAGAIHTHNLCAGYPRGAMDTCQGDSGGPLVCKDNRASYFWLVGVTSWGKGCAKKAKQLGVYTSTQYFYNWILIQMGACPPATATEPPCISTPLEQPEPTPTESGCSSPTLCPLPAETEAPTPEPTFSSTPSEEPTPTPTEAGCSTTASTQQPTEAAMLEVAWTSNSSEEPMPTQPLFPTPHPYEILQQFLTQVHQMLQSLMGNRTEAAG